The Paraburkholderia sp. PREW-6R genomic interval TCGCGCGCGAACGCGGTGCGTTTCCGCTTTTCGACGCCGAGCGCTTTCTCGAAGCCGGCACGTTCGCGTCACGCCTGCCCGACGACCTCAAGCAGGCGATTCGGCGCGACGGGATTCGCAACAGTCACCTGCTCTCCATCGCGCCGACCGGCACGGTCAGTCTCGCATTTGCGGATAACGCATCGAACGGGATCGAACCCGCGTTCTCGTGGACTTACACGCGCATGAAGGTGATGGCCGACGGCGGCCGCGAATCGTTCGACGTCGAAGACTACGCGTATCGCCTGTACCGCGAACTCGGCGGCGACGTGAAGAATCTGCCCGGCTATTTTGTCAGCGCGCTCGACATGTCCGCACGCGACCATCTCGACATGATGGCGGCCGTGCAACCGTATGTGGACACGTCGATTTCGAAAACCGTGAACGTGCCGGCCGACTATCCATTCGAGTCGTTCGAAAGCCTCTATTTCGACGCATGGAAAAGCGGCCTGAAGGGCCTCGCCACCTACCGTCCCAATGAGACGCTCGGCGCGGTGCTCAGCGTGAGCCCGCCGCGGGCGGACGCCGACGGCCCGCTCGCCGAAACCGATCTCGACCCGCTGCGTATCGCGATCGACCATCGGCCCAAGGGGGAGTTGCCGGCGATCATCGAAAAGGTCGAGTATCTGACGCAGGCGGGCAAGAAATCGCTGTACGTCGCGGTGTCGTTCATCGAAGTCACCGGGCGGCTGGGTGGCGAAGAGGTGACGATCGAGCGGCCTATCGAGTTTTTTATCCCGACCGGCCAGCGCGATGAGTCGCAGCAGTGGATCACGGCGACCATGCGCTCGCTGTCGCTTGCGGCACGCGGCGGCTTTGTCGCGCGCAATCTGCAGGATATGCGCAAGGTGTCGTGGGATCGCGGCCAGGTGCGGCTTGGCGAAGTGCTGCGGCTCGACGGCCATCGCACGCCGCGCTGGCACGACTCGGAGGTCGCGGCACTGGCGTTCGCGATCCAGCAGATCCTGCATCGTCGCGGCTTTCTCGACGCCGAGGGCAATCAGGTGCCCTCGCGCATGCTAGCGCGCCTCGCGCGCGGACAGATGAAAGTGGAGACGGCACTGCCCGCCGATTTTGGCCTCCGCCCACATCCGGCCGACACCCCTCGCTCCGCCGGCACCGCCGACGCCGACGAATCGACGTTGACGCAACCGGGCGGCGCGCAAGGTCTGCACACCATGCTCGGCCGCAAATGCGGCACCTGCGGCGCAAACGCGGTCATCCGCAAGGACGGTTGCGACTTCTGCACCGCGTGTGGCGAAGTGGGCGCGTGCGGCTGATGTTCCGCGCGCTGCAGCGGCAAAAGATCTTTACTGTCGGTTCGCCGC includes:
- a CDS encoding adenosylcobalamin-dependent ribonucleoside-diphosphate reductase, whose amino-acid sequence is MAEDTPDTRIPAAPSVSSSTAPDAPRAALIAPQQFSLDVLLEKYAKGDEQSADDVYRRVARGVAQAEPAALRDTIEARFVDNLRHGALGAGRIMSAAGTGIAATLINCFVQPVGDAIQGVDEDGLPGIYVALLQAAETMRRGGGVGYNFSAIRPKGARVHTTSSAASGPCSYMDVFDASCRTVESAGSRRGAQMAVLDCSHPDLLEFIEAKHSKGRWNNFNVSVGVTDEFMRAVEDNQPWQLVHRAEPSPALRAAGDVQQREDGLWVYSEQPARSIWERIMRSTYDVAEPGIVFISRMNEDNNLRAVETIRATNPCGEQPLPAYGCCNLGPLNLTRFVIDPFAQLQGRQPSFDFEGLAQRTRTQVRFLDDVLDVTLWPLPQQYDESRAKRRIGVGFTGLGDTLVMLGLRYDSQEGRDFAVRIARLMRDEAYRASVELARERGAFPLFDAERFLEAGTFASRLPDDLKQAIRRDGIRNSHLLSIAPTGTVSLAFADNASNGIEPAFSWTYTRMKVMADGGRESFDVEDYAYRLYRELGGDVKNLPGYFVSALDMSARDHLDMMAAVQPYVDTSISKTVNVPADYPFESFESLYFDAWKSGLKGLATYRPNETLGAVLSVSPPRADADGPLAETDLDPLRIAIDHRPKGELPAIIEKVEYLTQAGKKSLYVAVSFIEVTGRLGGEEVTIERPIEFFIPTGQRDESQQWITATMRSLSLAARGGFVARNLQDMRKVSWDRGQVRLGEVLRLDGHRTPRWHDSEVAALAFAIQQILHRRGFLDAEGNQVPSRMLARLARGQMKVETALPADFGLRPHPADTPRSAGTADADESTLTQPGGAQGLHTMLGRKCGTCGANAVIRKDGCDFCTACGEVGACG